In a single window of the Lacerta agilis isolate rLacAgi1 chromosome 15, rLacAgi1.pri, whole genome shotgun sequence genome:
- the NODAL gene encoding nodal homolog, with translation MPPRTTSLLELMSWALALLGPACSQPAELLQEAAEGQLRPAASSPAGLAAAAPGRHRREPPALRSPVYMLQLYRSLVVGSPPSQPSAEALAWRESDTILSLAARNYFQFEDHWDFSFDLTSISSSSDVRLAEFRVCLMSFPQYRNVTLNIYHSHERTCHGNQTCTEKIFLGSFISNNSSHSSWKVFNATSMLRFWLHQGVSFGMGAPDDQERHWMEENLSQDNDGRAAGGFQGKCGCNDDQQAHVLTHSMTDRVLLVIFSKDKELVEPSQGPSLIRTVEMSKYVMMDNTFKETGGRRHRRNRKEKQRIKATNISTASFGKEGRSLCRRVDMIVDFEQTGFGSWIVHPKKYNAYRCEGECPLPVDETFKPTNHAYIQSLLKVYQPNRVPRPSCAPVKMSSLSMLYYEKGKVRVRHHDDMIIEECGCN, from the exons ATGCCTCCCAGGACCACCTCGCTCTTGGAGCTGATGTCTTGGGCACTCGCCCTCCTGGGCCCAGCCTGCTCGCAGCCTGCCGAGCTGCTGCAGGAGGCCGCCGAGGGCCAGCTCCGGCCCGCCGCCTCCTCTCCGGCCGGCCTGGCCGCAGCAGCCCCGGGCCGCCATCGACGGGAGCCCCCGGCGCTCCGCTCCCCGGTGTACATGCTGCAGCTGTACCGGTCCCTCGTCGTGGGCAGCCCTCCGAGCCAGCCCAGCGCAGAAGCCTTGGCTTGGAGAGAATCCGACACCATCCTCAGCCTGGCGGCGCGAA ATTATTTCCAGTTTGAGGACCACTGGGACTTCTCTTTTGACTTGACCTCCATTTCCAGCAGCTCTGATGTGAGGCTGGCAGAGTTCCGGGTTTGCCTGATGTCTTTCCCCCAGTACAGGAATGTCACTTTGAACATCTACCACAGCCATGAGCGCACCTGTCATGGGAACCAGACCTGCACAGAAAAGATCTTCCTTGGTTCTTTCATTAGCAACAACTCCAGCCACTCCTCCTGGAAAGTCTTCAATGCCACCAGCATGCTCCGCTTCTGGCTCCACCAAGGGGTATCATTTGGCATGGGCGCTCCAGATGATCAGGAGCGGCACTGGATGGAGGAGAACCTATCTCAGGACAATGATGGAAGAGCAGCCGGTGGGTTCCAGGGAAAATGTGGGTGCAATGATGATCAACAGGCCCATGTATTGACCCATAGCATGACTGACAGAGTCCTACTGGTTATCTTCTCCAAAGATAAGGAACTGGTGGAGCCCTCTCAGGGCCCAAGTCTCATCAGGACGGTGGAGATGTCCAAGTACGTCATGATGGACAACACTTTCAAGGAGACTGGGGGCCGGCGGCACCGGCGGAACAGGAAGGAGAAGCAAAGGATTAAAGCGACTAATATTTCCACCGCCAGCTTTGGCAAAGAAGGCAGGTCGCTGTGCAGGAGGGTAGATATGATTGTGGACTTTGAGCAGACTGGCTTCGGAAGTTGGATTGTGCACCCCAAGAAATACAATGCCTACCGGTGTGAGGGAGAGTGCCCGTTGCCTGTTGATGAGACCTTCAAGCCAACAAATCATGCATATATTCAG AGCTTGCTGAAGGTATACCAACCCAACCGGGTGCCTCGCCCATCTTGTGCCCCTGTCAAAATGAGCTCACTGTCTATGCTGTACTACGAGAAAGGGAAAGTGAGGGTCCGTCACCATGACGACATGATCATCGAGGAATGTGGCTGCAACTGA